From a region of the uncultured Jannaschia sp. genome:
- a CDS encoding heavy metal translocating P-type ATPase, translating to MTALADGHLAAPAAPQTVILSVPDMRCAGCIAGVEGALTALPGIDAARVNLGQKQVRVTGARATAPRLIAALSDAGFAAAEMDDAALTATADTEGRALLTRIGVAGFAMMNVMILSVAVWSGAGEATRDLFHWISAAIALPALVYAARPFVASAATALSARRMNMDVPISLAIILAAGVSLHETWIGGAEAWFDAALSLTLFLLIGRYLDHRTRRTARSAAAALTALEVPRATLDTGEVVRTADLRVGDRVRVAAGARIPVDARVTEGRADLDRSLLTGESLPVRASPGTPVAAGETVLDGHLILTATAVGEDTGLRRMARAVAVAEGARGAHVALADRAAKIYAPAVHGLAAMGFLGWWLATGDVHRAILVAVATLIITCPCALGLAVPAVSVTAARRLFEEGLLLKSATALERLAQVDAIVLDKTGTLTTGTAELSHLPPEAAAVARALALASDHPVARAVAAGLPHIAPAALTDLAEVPGDGVTARWNGTPVRLGRGAAGTVLELSGESFDVTPRETLRPGAARLVTRAQSAGLPVTLLSGDRTEPVRVVATELGIADWHARATAEDKLDLLRARAAAGQRVLMVGDGLNDAGALAAAHVSLAPATALDAARAASDVVLLGGDLSAVPAALELARTARRRMLQNFALAAAYNAVSIPLALSGLATPLMAAIAMSTSSILVVLNALRLKVRS from the coding sequence ATGACCGCGCTGGCCGACGGGCATCTTGCCGCGCCCGCAGCCCCGCAGACCGTGATCCTGTCGGTGCCCGACATGCGATGCGCGGGCTGCATCGCGGGGGTCGAGGGCGCATTGACCGCCCTGCCCGGCATCGACGCGGCCCGCGTCAACCTGGGCCAGAAGCAGGTGCGCGTCACGGGCGCGCGCGCCACGGCACCTCGCCTCATCGCCGCGCTGTCGGACGCGGGCTTCGCCGCCGCCGAGATGGATGATGCCGCCCTGACCGCCACCGCCGATACCGAGGGTCGTGCGCTGCTGACGCGGATCGGCGTCGCGGGTTTCGCGATGATGAACGTCATGATCCTGTCGGTCGCGGTCTGGTCGGGCGCGGGCGAGGCGACGCGCGACCTCTTCCACTGGATCAGTGCGGCGATCGCGCTGCCCGCGCTCGTCTATGCCGCGCGGCCCTTCGTGGCCTCGGCCGCGACGGCGCTGTCGGCGCGGCGGATGAACATGGACGTGCCCATCTCGCTGGCCATCATCCTTGCGGCGGGCGTGTCGCTGCACGAGACCTGGATCGGCGGGGCGGAGGCGTGGTTCGACGCGGCGCTGTCGCTGACGCTGTTCCTGCTGATCGGACGCTATCTCGATCACCGGACGCGCCGCACGGCCCGGTCGGCGGCCGCCGCGCTGACCGCGCTCGAGGTGCCGCGCGCCACGCTGGACACCGGCGAGGTGGTGCGCACCGCCGACCTTCGGGTGGGCGACCGCGTGCGGGTCGCGGCGGGTGCCCGCATCCCCGTCGACGCGCGGGTCACCGAGGGCCGCGCCGATCTCGACCGCTCGCTCCTGACGGGCGAGAGCTTGCCCGTCCGCGCCAGCCCCGGCACCCCGGTCGCGGCGGGCGAGACGGTGCTCGACGGACACCTGATCCTGACGGCCACCGCCGTGGGCGAGGATACGGGGCTGCGCCGCATGGCCCGCGCCGTCGCCGTGGCCGAGGGCGCGCGGGGTGCTCATGTTGCACTCGCCGACCGGGCCGCGAAGATCTACGCGCCGGCCGTCCACGGGCTGGCCGCGATGGGCTTTCTCGGATGGTGGCTGGCGACGGGCGACGTGCACCGCGCGATCCTCGTGGCGGTCGCGACGCTCATCATCACCTGCCCCTGCGCGCTGGGCCTCGCCGTGCCCGCCGTCTCGGTGACCGCTGCGCGCCGTCTCTTCGAGGAGGGGCTGCTGCTGAAATCCGCGACCGCGCTTGAACGGTTGGCACAGGTCGACGCGATCGTCCTCGACAAGACGGGGACGCTGACCACCGGCACCGCCGAGCTGTCGCACCTGCCCCCGGAGGCCGCCGCCGTCGCGCGCGCGCTGGCGCTGGCCTCGGATCATCCGGTCGCGCGCGCGGTCGCCGCGGGCCTGCCCCATATAGCACCCGCCGCGTTGACCGATCTGGCCGAGGTGCCGGGCGACGGCGTCACCGCACGCTGGAACGGCACGCCCGTCCGATTGGGGCGCGGGGCGGCGGGAACGGTGCTGGAGCTTTCGGGCGAGAGCTTCGACGTCACCCCGCGCGAAACCCTGCGCCCCGGCGCGGCCCGGCTGGTCACGCGGGCGCAATCGGCGGGCCTGCCGGTGACGCTTCTCTCGGGGGACCGGACCGAACCGGTGCGCGTCGTCGCCACCGAGCTCGGGATCGCGGACTGGCATGCCCGTGCCACCGCCGAGGACAAGCTGGATCTTCTGCGCGCCCGCGCCGCCGCCGGGCAGCGGGTGCTGATGGTAGGCGACGGCCTGAACGACGCGGGCGCGCTGGCCGCCGCTCATGTCTCGTTGGCCCCAGCCACTGCGCTGGATGCGGCCCGCGCGGCCTCGGATGTGGTCCTGCTGGGCGGCGACCTCTCGGCGGTGCCCGCGGCACTCGAACTGGCGCGGACGGCGCGGCGCCGGATGCTCCAGAATTTCGCGCTGGCCGCCGCCTACAACGCCGTGTCGATCCCGCTGGCGCTCTCGGGGCTGGCGACGCCGCTGATGGCGGCCATCGCGATGTCGACCTCGTCGATCCTCGTGGTGCTCAACGCGCTCAGGCTGAAGGTGCGGTCGTGA
- a CDS encoding FixH family protein: MTATLTGRKVLGIFVLGFGTIVAANMTLAVNAVRTFPGLETKNSYVASQRFDADRAAQEALAWTAAATLTGSEVVLDLHDATGAPVADATLTATLGRATNVSQDVTPRFVFDGTVWRAPVDLPPGNWDLRLVAAAADGTPYRRRLKLRVAP, translated from the coding sequence ATGACCGCGACACTGACGGGCCGGAAGGTCCTCGGCATCTTCGTTCTGGGCTTCGGCACGATCGTCGCCGCCAACATGACGCTGGCCGTGAACGCCGTCCGCACCTTCCCCGGTCTCGAAACGAAGAACAGCTATGTCGCATCGCAGCGTTTCGATGCCGACCGCGCCGCGCAGGAGGCGCTGGCCTGGACCGCCGCCGCCACCCTGACCGGGTCAGAGGTCGTGCTCGACCTGCACGACGCCACCGGCGCACCGGTGGCCGACGCCACGCTGACCGCGACGCTGGGCCGCGCCACCAACGTGTCGCAGGACGTCACGCCGCGCTTCGTCTTCGACGGAACGGTCTGGCGCGCGCCCGTCGACCTGCCGCCCGGCAACTGGGACCTGCGGCTGGTCGCGGCCGCCGCCGACGGCACGCCCTATCGCCGGCGCCTGAAGCTGCGGGTCGCGCCATGA
- a CDS encoding LysR family transcriptional regulator, translated as MAFNDWDEVRTAFQVARLGTVSGAAQVLGVHHATVIRHVDSLEGKLGAKLFQRHARGYTPTEAGQDLLKVAQSTDDQLAQLANRISGRGNEMTGELIITSLAVLAPLLSPALAAFREEHPELTIKFLTDERLFRLEYGEAHVAIRAGNPPDQPDNVVQKFYHQGFALYASKDYIAKHGRPESLEEPGDHIFIGSADDVPRAPFFAWLKKHIPPENIGYQVNQITATRPAVKAGLGIGFSTLWAEADENDVEMVFGPREEWNSQLWLVTHVDLHRTAKVQTFLAFLKDWATRWPQI; from the coding sequence GCGTGCACCATGCGACGGTGATCCGGCATGTCGACAGCCTCGAGGGCAAGCTGGGTGCCAAGCTCTTCCAGCGGCACGCGCGGGGGTACACGCCGACCGAGGCGGGACAGGACCTCCTGAAGGTGGCGCAATCGACCGACGACCAGCTCGCCCAGCTCGCCAACCGCATCTCGGGGCGCGGCAACGAGATGACGGGCGAGCTGATCATCACGTCGCTGGCGGTGCTGGCGCCACTCCTGTCGCCCGCGCTCGCCGCCTTCCGCGAGGAGCATCCCGAGCTGACGATCAAGTTCCTGACCGACGAGCGGCTCTTCCGGCTGGAATACGGCGAGGCGCATGTCGCGATCCGCGCGGGCAACCCGCCCGACCAGCCCGACAACGTCGTCCAGAAGTTCTATCACCAGGGCTTCGCGCTCTATGCGTCCAAGGATTACATCGCCAAGCATGGCCGCCCCGAGAGCCTCGAGGAGCCGGGCGACCACATCTTCATCGGCTCGGCCGACGACGTCCCGCGCGCGCCGTTCTTCGCCTGGCTCAAGAAGCATATCCCGCCCGAGAATATCGGCTACCAGGTCAACCAGATCACGGCGACGCGCCCGGCGGTGAAGGCGGGACTGGGGATCGGCTTCTCGACGCTCTGGGCCGAGGCCGACGAGAACGATGTCGAGATGGTGTTCGGCCCGCGCGAGGAGTGGAACAGCCAGCTCTGGCTCGTGACCCATGTCGACCTCCACCGCACGGCCAAGGTCCAGACCTTCCTCGCCTTCCTGAAGGACTGGGCGACGCGCTGGCCGCAGATCTGA
- a CDS encoding DMT family transporter, whose protein sequence is MTEAGRGHAAMLLFSALVAGSFPLGAAAANDIAPAALNAVRFALAAGIIGFAVAARGGVPRAALSAPWRYALLGGVFGLYFVLMFEGLKTAAPVSAAAVFTLTPILAAVFGWLLLRQITTPRIAAALALGAAGALWVIFDADWATLRAFAVGRGEWIYFWGCVAHAIYTPLVRRLNRGESALVFTFGTLVAGAVLIGLAGAGAIAATNWGALPARVWIAIGYTAVFASAATFTLLQYASLRLPASKVMAYTYLVPAWVTVWELALGRAPPPAGVLAGLALTLVALGLLLRDEEAASPGTRS, encoded by the coding sequence GTGACCGAGGCGGGTCGCGGCCACGCGGCGATGCTCCTCTTCTCGGCGCTGGTCGCCGGGTCGTTTCCGCTGGGGGCGGCGGCAGCCAACGACATCGCGCCCGCCGCACTCAACGCCGTCCGCTTCGCACTGGCCGCGGGTATCATCGGGTTCGCCGTGGCGGCGCGGGGCGGGGTGCCCCGCGCGGCCCTGTCGGCGCCGTGGCGCTACGCGCTCCTGGGCGGGGTCTTCGGTCTCTACTTCGTGCTGATGTTCGAGGGGCTGAAGACGGCGGCCCCGGTCTCGGCGGCGGCCGTCTTCACGCTGACCCCGATCCTCGCCGCCGTCTTCGGCTGGCTCCTGCTGCGCCAGATCACGACGCCGCGCATCGCCGCGGCCTTGGCGCTGGGGGCTGCGGGCGCGCTTTGGGTGATCTTCGACGCGGACTGGGCGACGCTCCGGGCCTTCGCGGTCGGACGCGGCGAATGGATCTACTTCTGGGGCTGCGTGGCGCACGCGATCTACACCCCGCTGGTGCGCCGCCTGAACCGCGGCGAGAGCGCGCTGGTCTTCACCTTCGGCACGCTTGTGGCGGGCGCGGTCCTGATCGGTCTCGCGGGGGCGGGCGCCATCGCCGCCACCAATTGGGGCGCGTTGCCCGCCCGCGTCTGGATCGCGATCGGCTACACGGCGGTCTTCGCCTCGGCCGCGACCTTCACGCTTTTGCAATACGCGTCGCTGCGGCTGCCGGCGTCTAAGGTGATGGCCTACACCTATCTCGTGCCGGCTTGGGTCACGGTCTGGGAGCTGGCGCTGGGCCGTGCGCCGCCGCCCGCAGGCGTGCTGGCCGGGCTGGCGCTGACGCTCGTGGCGCTGGGGCTGTTGCTTCGCGACGAGGAGGCCGCATCGCCGGGCACGCGGTCCTGA